Genomic DNA from Streptomyces sp. NBC_01571:
AACACGAGGAACAGCGCCACGGCGGGAAGAGCCAGTACGCAGGCGCCGGCCAGCAGCGCGCCGGTCGGATTGGCGACGGTGCCCTGCAGGTTGGACAGGAAGCCCGCGAGCGAGACGGCCAGCGGCTGCATGTCGGTGTTCTTGGTGACGAGGAAGGGCCACAGGAACTCGTTCCACGGACCGATGAACGTCAGCAGGACGCCGGTGAGGAGCGCCGGACGGGCCATGGGCAGTGCGATCGTCCACAGGATGCGCAGTTCGCTCGCACCGTCGATGCGCGCCGCCTCGAAGAGCGAGGCCGGCAGCTGCAGGAAGAACTGACGGAAGAGGAACACCGCGGTCGAGTTGATCGCGAAGGGCAGGATCATGCCCAGATAGCTGTCGCCGAGACCGTAGTTGCGCACGACCAGCGCGTACAGCGGCAGCATCAGCAGCTGGAACGGGATGGTCTGGACGAGCAGCAGCGTGGCGAACACGGTGCCGCGGCCGCGGAAGGTGAGTTGGGCGAGGGCGTATCCGGCGAGGACGCCGAAGACGAGCGTGCACAGCAGTACTCCACCGGTGACGATGCCGGAGTTCAGCAGTGAACGGCCCAGCGAGATCGCGCCGTTGATCGCCCGGTAGTTGGCGGTGGTGAAGCCACCGGGCAGGGCGCCCGACACGTCGCCGGTGGTCGTCTTCTTCAACGAGCCGACGACCATGTAGTAGAAGGGGAAGAGGAAGGCGACCGCTCCGAGCGACAGGACGGTCAGCTGCAGTATGCGGCCGGTCCGGGCTCTGCCGGTCGTGGGGCTCGGTGTCTCCCGGGTCGCCGGCGCAGGGGTGGCGGACTCGGTGGTGGGGGTGCTCATGGCGTCAGTCGCCCCTCTCGGAGATCTTTCGGGCCAGCAGGGAGACGGCGAGCACGAACACCATGAGGACGATGCCCAGGGCGGCCGCGAAGTCGGGGTGTCCCTGTTCGATGCCCTTCTGGTACATGAGGAGCACGGGCGAGACCGAGGCATGGTCCGGGCCGCCGCCTCCCGTGAGCAGATAGGGCTCGCTGAACAGGTTGGCGCCCGTGATGATCGCGTAGATCAGGACCAGCGTGGTGGCAGGACGGACGCCGGGAACGGTGATGGAGAAGAACCGGCGCACGCTGCCCGCGCCGTCCACGGCGGCCGCCTCGTACAGCTCCCGGCTGACGTTCTGGAGTGCGGCCAGGTAGAGCATCACGAAGAAGCCGAGCTGCTTCCAGGTGACGAAGAAGGCGATCATCGGCATCGCCAGATGGGTGTTGACGAGCCAGGACGGGTCGGGGGCCAGGCCGCCCAGTGCGTGGTTGACCAGTCCGTCCGAGCCGAAGAGGAAGGCCCACACGGCGACGAGCGCGACACTGGCGGTGACGTAGGGCACGTAATAGGCGGCCCGGAAGAACGAGCGGAAGGGCAGCTTGGCGTTGAGCGCGGCCGCCAGGACCAGCGAAAGACCCACGGTCAACGGGACGTTGATCACGAGGAAGATCAGGATGTTGAGGAAGGCGCGGCCCACGACGGGATCGGTGAAGACGTCCCGGTAGTTGCTCAGACCGACCCAGGGCGAGTCCACGCCCGCGCCGGGCGCGGTGAAGTAGAACCGGTGGAAGGAGATCCACACCGTGTAGCCCAGGGGTACGGCGAACACGGCCAGAACGAAGAGCACGTAGGGTGCGGCGAACAGGGCACCGATCCGCGAAGTACCGCGCCGGCCGGGCCCGTTGGTGTGCGAGAGTGTCATGACGGGACCTCAGTACTCGGCGAGGATTTCGGAGATCTTGCTCGCGGCGTCGCGCAGGGCGGAGTCGACGGGCTGGCGGCCGAAGACGACGGACTTCGTCCAGGAGTCGCGGAACGCCTGCCACATGTCGATGGAACCCGCGACGTTGGGCACGTCGACGACCCGACGCGTCTGATCGGCGAACACCTTGTAGCCGGGATTCTTGGCGAACCAGCTCGCGTAGGTGTCGGTCAGGTCGGGCCGCAGCGGCATCTGGCCGGTCGCGGTGAGGAACTTGCCGTCCTGGGACCGCGAGGTGGCGAACTTCATCACGTCCCAGGCGGTCGCGCGGTTCTTGCAGGCGGTGAACATCGCGACGGACTTGAGGTCGCTGAAGGTGTGCACCTCGGAGGCGGGACGGCCGTCGGAGGTGGGTACGGGGACGACGCCCCAGTCGACGCTGTCCTTGTACGCGGCGATCGCCCACGGTCCGACGGTGGCCATCGCCGCCTTCCCGTCACCGAACGCGTCGCCGGGGTACGCCTCCTGCGGCGCCAGCTTCTGCGCGTACAGGCTGCGCCAGAACGTGGCGGCCTCGCGGCCCGCCGGGGAGTCGAACTGCGGCTTGCCGTTCTCGACCAGGGGCTTGCCGCCGCTCTCGGCGATGAAGGCGGGGTAGAAGTCGAACCACGACTGGAAGAACTCGCTGCTCGGGGCCGGCCAGATGGCCGCCTTCGCCGCCCCGCTGTGGACCAGGGTGCGGGAGGTGTCCAGGAACTGGTCGTAGGTCGCGAGCTTCGGGTGCTCGGGGTCGAGTCCGGCCTGTTTGAAGAGCTTCTTGTTGTAGAGGATCATCACCGGGTTGCTCTTCCAGGGCAGTTGGCGGAACGCCCCGTCCTCGGACCGGTACTGGTCGGCCAGCGAGCCGCTGCGCGCCTCGATGTAGCTCTTCGCGCCGGGGAAGTCGTCGAGATCGACGAGCCCGGCCTGTTTCTGGAACTGCGGGACGGACGCGGGCGAGGTGTTGAACACCAGGCATGCCGTGTTGCCCGCGATCACCGAGGCGCTGATGGCCTCCTCGGAGGTCTTGCCCGCGGGAATGTTCTGCGCGGTGACGTGCTGGTCGGGGTGCAGCTTGTTCCAGTCCGCGACCATCTGTCTGCCCCAGGCCGCCTCCTGGGCGTTGTTGGACAGCCAGACGGTGATGGGCCCATGTGCCTTGGCCGCCGTCGCGGCGTCGGGTCCGGACCGGGCGCAGGCCGCGAGTGCGCCCGCCATCGCCAGCGCGAGCAGCGCGGACGCCGTTCTCCTGAACATGATCTCTCCGTACTCTTCGCGTCCGGCCCCGTTGCCGGACGCGGTCCCCGAGGGGTGCCCCGCTCCTCCGCTACGCGGTCGGGGCCGGGCCCACAGATCCCCGGGGCAGGAACTCGGCGGGCGGCAGCACGACGTCGGGCGCGCTGCCGTCCCTGACAACCAGATCCAGCGCCCTGGCCGCCGCGATGCCCCAGCCCTCGGCGTTCGCGCGGGCGGAGGACAGCGGCGGGTGCGTGAACCGGGCCAGTGGTGTGTCGTCGTAGCCGATCACCGACAGGTCGCCGGGCACGGACACCCCCAGCTCCTGCGCCACGGCGAGACCGGCGGTGGCCGCCAGGTCGTTGGCGAAGACGATCGCCGTCGGAGGCTCGGGCAGGGCGAGCAGTTCGCGGGTGGCCGCGGCACCGCCCTGCGCCGTGAAGCCGCCGGAGCGCACCAGGTCGGTTGCCAGCCCGTGCGCGGACATCGCGTCCTGCCATGCGCGGCGGCGCCGCTGGGCATGGCGGAACTCCGATGGTCCCTCCACATGGGCGATACGACTGTGCCCCAGTGCGGCGAGGTGCCCCACGGCCGTCTCGAACGCCGGGAGGTCGTCCAGTTCGACCGCGCACAGGCCCTCGGCCCATTCGGGGCGCCCGAGCACCACGGCGGGCAGGCCGACGGCCCGCACCAGGGCGGGGCGGGGGTCGCCGACCCGCAGGTCGGTGACGAACACGCCGTCGACCCTGCGGTCGGCGGCCAGCCGCTCGTACACGGCCTGCTCGCGGCTCAGGTCGGTGACGTGCAGGACGAGCCCGTCACCCCGTTCCGACAGCACGGACTCGATCCCCGCGATGAAGGCCGGGAAGAACGGGTCGGCACCGAGCAGCCCCGGCTCGCGGGTCACGACCAGTCCCAGGGCACCCGCCTTGCCGCGGGAGAGCGCCTGGGCGGGCCGGCTCGGCCGCCAGCCGAGCTCGTCGATGGCCGCCCGGATCCTCGCGGTGGTCTCCGCCGAGAGCCCGGGGCGGTCGTTGAGCACGAACGACACGGCGCTGCGGGAGACACCGGCCCGCCGAGCGACGTCGGCGATGGTGGGGCGGTGAGCCATGGCTCCTCCAGACAGCGTCTAAACCGATTTAATTTGCTGTGCGGCGAAACTAAACCGGTTTAGGTGGGAGGTCAAGAGATCTGTGCGGCAGATCTCGGAACGACGCGCGAGAGGCTGCGGACGGCATGTCCGCAGCGGGCGCCGGACGGCGGGTGTGCGGGCGGTCCGGGTGCCGGGTACCGGGGTCCAAGGTCCGGGTACCGGCGGGGCTCCAGGTTCGCCGGGGTGCCGGGGGCGCCAGGTTCGCCGCGGTGCCGGGCCTCGATCACCGGCCGCCGGGGCGAACGCCGGCAGGGCCCGGCTCGAAGGCCCTACGAAGGTCCTACGAGGACACTCGGATGCCGGGGCGGCGGCGTGCCAGGTGGCGCGAGCCGAAGAAACCGGGCCGAACACGTCAAGTGATGGAAGAACGAGGCGACTTGAGATCGTCCGAACGGTCGGAGTCCGAACGGGCCGGAGAACGCGGCACGTGACGCTGCCGCCGCTGCCAGCGTCGCACCGCCCTCGATCCGTGAACTCCGGTGATTTCGGCTTCAGTTGTTGACGTCGGGCAGGGGTGCGGATACAACCCGAGAGAGCGCTCTCACGCCTGCAGTTGCTCCAACCCCCACGCACGCCGGCTCGGCCTGAGGAGATCCCATGCAGACTTCCGCCAGCGCACTCGCCACCAGACCACCCACCGGTGTCTTACGGTCCCGCACGGCTCTCGGCCTGGTCATCGCCCTTCTCGTCGCCTGCGTCGCCGCCCTGACGCCGACGTCCGCGCACGCCGCCGACCAGATCCTGTCCCAGGGGCGCCCGGCCACGGCCTCCTCGACGGAGAACGGCTCGTTCCCCGCGTCGGCCGCAGTCGACGGCAACCCCGGCACGCGCTGGTCCTCGGCGTTCGCGGACCCGCAATGGCTCCAGGTCGACCTCGGCTCCGTCCAGCAGATCACCCGCGTCACTCTCAACTGGGAGGCCGCCTACGCCAGGGCCTACCAGATCCAGACCTCCACGGACGCGAACACCTGGACCACCGTCTACTCCACCACCACCTCCACCGGCGGCGCCCAGAATCTCGGCGTCACCGGCAGCGGGCGCTATGTGCGTGTCTCCGGAACGGTGCGAGCCACCCCGTACGGCTACTCCCTGTGGGAGTTCCAGGTCTACGGGCCCGGCAGCACCACCCCGCCGGACAGCTTCTGGGGCAGCACCAGCGACATACCCCCGGCGAGCAACGCCGTCGAAGTGAAGATCCTCAACCGCACCAACGGCAAGTACCCCGACAGCCAGGTGTACTGGAGCTTCAACGGGCAGGTCCACTCCATCGCCGAACAGCCCTACCTCGACATGCCGGCGAACTCGGCGGGCCGCATGTACTTCTACCTCGGGTCGCCCAACGGCCCCTACTACGACTTCATCGAGTTCACCGTCGGCAACAACGTCTTCAACGGCAACACCACCCGGGTCGACGCCTTCGGCCTCAAGCTGGCCATGCGTCTGCACGCCAAGGACGGCTACGACGTCGAGGTCGGTGAGAACCGGCAGACCTTCGCCGAGGACCGCGCCACGACCATGCAGCGCTTCACCGACGCGGTTCCGGACCAGTTCAAGGTGCTGGCCCGGACCCAGGCTCCGTACCGGATCATCGCGCCCGGCAGCGACCCGAGCTTCCGCACGGGCGGCGTGAACGCCAACTACTTCACGTCCTACGCCCAGTCCGTCGGCGTCAACGCGGCCACGTCCGACATCTTCGGCTGCGCCGCCTCCCTCGCCGCCAATCCCGACATGTGCGCCGCCCTCAACCGCCACGTGGCCACGCTGCCGGCCTCTCAGCAGTCCGACCCGGCCCAGTACTACAAGGCGGCACCCGCGAACTACTACGCCAAGTTCTGGCACGACAACGCCATCAACCACCTCGCCTACGGCTTCCCCTACGACGACGTGGCCGGCCAGTCCTCCTTCGTCTCCCACGGCGACCCGCAATGGCTCCTGGTCGCCGTCGGCTGGTAGCCGCGCCGGTGTCATGTCGGTCGTCCGCGCCCGCCTGACGGCATGACCCGTCCTCCGCTCCGACGAATCCGGCCCGGCCCGGGACCATGCGGTCCTGGGCCGGGCCGGATTCGTCCCCCGGTTCCCGGTCAGTTGAACGCGGCCGCGAACATGCCGGGTTCGTAGGAGCCTCCCCGCTGATGCACGATCACGGCGAGCCGGTTGGCCGCGTTGATCAGGGCGACCAGGGAGACCAGCGCGGCGAGCTGGTCGTCGTCGTAGTGCTCGCGCGCCCGGGCCCAGGTCTCGTCGGACACGCCGTGGTGGGCGTCGCCGAGCCGGGTGCCCTCCTCGGCGAGCGCCAACGCGGCCCGCTCCGCCTCGGTGAACACGGTGGACTCGCGCCAGGCGGCGACCAGGTGGAGCCGTACCGCGCTTTCGCCGGCGGCCGCCGCCTCCTTGGTGTGCAGGTCGACGCACCAACCGCAGCCGTTGATCTGGCTGGCACGCAACGAGACCAGTTCCTGCGTGGACTTCGGCAGCGGCGACTGGTGGATCACCAGGGCCGCGTTGGCGAACCGCTTGCCGAACCTGGCGGCGATCTCGTTGTCGAACATGTTGAATCGGGCGTCCATGATGTCGTCCTCACTCGTGGAGATGCGCTGAACGAACACGAGATGCCGGCGACCCGATCCCTGTGACGGGGCGATCGTGTGACGTGCGCCACCCCTCTGGGCTGTCACAGAGCCACGGAGGCCGGTGTCTTGTGTGCGTGGCACCACCACGAGGACCAACAGGCGGGAGCAGCCGGTGCGGAGCGAGCGGAGCGGACCCACGGACGACACGGGCGGGCAGCCGGCCGACGGCGGACGGGCGGACCTCGCCACCGAGGCTTTCGTCGCGCATCGCAACCTGCTGTTCACCGTCGCCTACGAGATTCTCGGCTCCGCCGCCGACGCGGAGGACGTCCTGCAGGAAACGTGGCTTCGATGGGCGGCCGTCGACCTCGGCACGGTGCGGGACCAGCGCGCGTACCTGGTCCGGATCACCACACGGCAGGCGCTGAGCCGACTGCGTACGCTGGGCCGTCGCAAGGAGTCCTACGTCGGCCCGTGGCTGCCCGCGCCCCTGCTCACCGCACCCGACGTGGCCGAGGACGTCGAACTGGCCGACAGCGTCTCGATGGCGATGCTGCTGGTGATGGAGACGCTGACGCCCACCGAGCGGGCGGTCTTCGTGCTGCGCGAGGTCTTCGACCTCGGATACGACGAGATCGCCGAGGCCGTCGACAAGAGTCCGGCCGCGGTGCGCCAGGTCGCGCACCGGGCACGGGCACACGTCGCGGAGCGCAGGCCGCGTGAGATCGTCTCCCCGGCCGAGACCAGGGACGCGCTCGACGCCTTCCGACGGGCGACAGAGACGGGCGATCTGCAGAGGCTGCTCGACATCCTCGCGCCGGACGTGGTCTTCCTCGGTGACGGCGGCGGAGTGAAGCAGGCCGTCCTGCGTCCCGTCGTAGGGGCCGAGAAGGTGGCCCGCCTGCTGACCGCCGGAGGGAGCAGGACCACCGCGGCATCCCTGCGACCGGCGCAGGTCAACGCCTACCCGGCGCTGATCCTCCGGCTCGACGGCGCGATCGACACGGTCTTGGCGGTGCGCATCGACGACGGCCTCATCACCGGGCTCTACGCCGTGCGCAATCCCGAGAAGCTGTCGCACATGGAGCAGGAGACGGTCCTGCGCCGCTGAGCACAGACGGGAACTGTCGGACAGGGCCTGAGGGGCGGGAATTCGGTCACTGGCCGACACACGGGCTTGCTACGTTCTTGATCGGTTTTCGCAGGCGGCGGTCGGTGAGTTGGAGGTTTCGGTGGAGGATGCTGCGCCGTTGGATCTGGTCGGGGTGGACGCGGAGGCGGAGAGGGCCTACCGCCACCTGCTGGCGCGCGGCGGCGGCACCGTGGACGGCGTGACGGCGGCGCTCGGGGTGACGTACCAGGAAGGGCTGGCGCTGGTCGAACAGCTGCACCGCTTCGGACTGGTCACCCGGCGTACCTCGGGAGAGTTCCTCACCGTGGATCCGCGGCACGCACTGCGCGCTCTGGTGGAGTCACGCGAACGGCAACTCGCGTCCGTGCGCGATGCCGCGGGCTCCCTCGGGGCGATCTTCGACAGCGCGAGACGGGCCAGGAACGGCGGTCACGGGACGCTGGTGATCAGCGGACCGGAAGCGGTCGGCGACCGCTACTACCGGTTGAAGCAGGCCGCGCGCGCCGAGATCTGTTCCCTCGACCGTCCGCCGTTCCTGCTGGCCCCGAACGGACCGCTCGACGAGGCGGTGGTGGGCCGTGGTGTCCGGGTCCGCGCCGTCTACGCGGCCTCCAGCTTCGTCGCCGACGGCGGATGGCCGGAACTGGGCAGTCTGGTGTCGAGAGGCGAGGAAGCCAGGATCACGCCGACGCTGCCGATCAAGCTCTCGATGGCCGACCGCTCGGCCGCGATGGTGTCGCTCAGTCTCTCGGCCGGGAACACCGAGTGCCTCTACACCGAGGCGCCCCCACTGCTGGATGCGCTCGCGGAACTCTTCGAGCGCTACTGGGCGGCCGCGTCCCCGCTGGCCCGCGACCCAGGTCCTGATGCGCCGCTGCCGCCGGTCGGTCTCCCGGAGGAGGACCGCAAACCCACGGACGAGGAACGGAATCTCCTGGCCCTGTTCGCGGCCGGCGTCAAGGACGAGGCGATCGCCCGCCAGTTCGGGATATCGTCACGGACGCTGCGAAGGCGCATACAGGACCTCTACGCGGAATTGGGCACGACCAGTCGGTTCGGCGCCGGCGTCGCGGCGGCTCGCCGCAACTGGGTCTGAGTGCGCGGTTGCCTTCTCACGGACACTCAGGCGCACCGTCCGCGATAAAGCAAAAAGCTTCTCCGTAAAGGGAATTGACGATGCGTCAAGACGCGTGAAAGGAGTGCCCGACCATGTGCGACGGGTGGCCACCCCACGGTGTCCTCCCGGCGAATTCCCGTGTTTGCACCGCCACTTGTCCACTTGAGGACAATGGCACTCAAGGGACATGGCGAGTTCTTTACAGCGAGGCAGATGAATGACTGACTACGGACATCTTTCGCACGCCTAGCTCGTGAGGTTCCCTTGCGCATACCTCCGTCGCCCAGACGCGGCCTGACCGTCGCGGTCGCCGTGCTCGTGGCACTGACGACCACCGGTCCGGCCGTGTCGGCCGGGACGCCCCTCTCATCCACCACATCCGCCGCCGGACGTCCGCAGGCCACGGGAAACGTCACGCTGATCACAGGCGACAAGGTCGCGGTGACCGTCAGCAACGGCCGTACCAGCGCGACCGTTACCGATCCGCAGGGCAGGCCCGGCGGCGCCCATGTCATGTCGGTCGGCCCCGACACCTACGTGTACCCCGACGCGGCGCTGCCCTACATCGCGTCAGGAGCGCTCGACGAGCAACTGTTCAACGTCGACGAACTGCTCAGGGACGGCTACGACGACAGCCACAGCGACCGACTGCCGCTAATAGTCACCTATACCGATGCCGCCGCGCGCTCCCGCAGCGCGAAGACCCCGGACGGCGCGCGCAGGACCCTGACGCTCAGCAGCATCCAGGGCGCCGCGATATCCGCCGAGCACGCGCGGACGAAGGACTTCTGGGCCTCCCTCACCGGCACCGCTGGGACCCGGTCGGCGGCGCGCTCGGCCGTGAACGCACAACCGTCCGGGCGGCTGACGGACGGGATCGCCAAGGTGTGGCTGGACGGCAAGGCCAAGGCGACGCTGTCCGACACCACCGCGCAGATCGGCGCGCCCGAGGTCTGGGCGGGCGGGGACACCGGTCAGGGCGTGGACGTCGCCGTGCTGGACACGGGAATCGACGCCGCGCACCCCGACTTCGCGGGACGGATCGCCGCGTCGGAGAGCTTCGTACCCGGTCAGGACGTCACCGACCGGCACGGCCACGGCACCCACGTCGCCTCGACCGTCGCAGGCACGGGCGCCGCGTCCGGCGGCAAGGAGAAGGGTGTCGCGCCGGGCGCCTCGCTGCACATCGGCAAGGTCCTGGACAACGATGGCAGCGGTCAGGACTCGTGGATCCTGGCCGGCATGGAGTGGGCGGCCCGCGACCAGCACGCGAAGGTCGTCAGCATGAGCCTGGGCGGTGATCCCACCGACGGCACCGACCCGCTGAGCGAGGCCGTCAACCGGCTCAGCGAGGAGACCGGGGCGCTGTTCGTCATCGCCGCGGGCAACTCCGGCCCGGAGGCGTACAGCATCGGCGCGCCGGGAGCGGCGGACGCCGCGCTGACGGTCGGCGCGGTGAACGGTCCGGGCAAGGGCGTGGACCAGCTGGCGGAGTTCTCCAGCCGCGGGCCGCGCGTCGGCGACAACGCCGTCAAGCCCGACCTGACCGCCCCCGGCGTCGACATTCTCGCGGCCCGGTCGCAGTACGCGCCGGAGGGTGAGGGCGCGTACCAGACCATGAGCGGCACCTCCATGGCGACGCCCCATGTCGCTGGCGCCGCGGCCCTGTTGGCGGCGAAGCACCCGGACTGGAACGGGCGGCAGCTCAAGGACGCGCTGGTCAGCACCACCGCCAGTACGCGGCAGTCCAGCCCCTACCAGGGCGGCAGCGGGCGGCTCGACATCGCCGCGGCGGTGAAGGCCACCGTGGTCGCCTCCGGTTCCGCGTTCGCCCAGGTCCACTACCCGTACACGCCGGGCCAGACGGTCCGCAAGGACGTCACCTACAGCAACGTCGCGGACGAGCCGGTCACCCTGGACCTGAGCCTCGTCGCGGACAACATCCCCGCCGGGCTGTTCACCCTCACCGACACCCACCCGACCGTGCCCGCGCACGGGACCGTGGCCGTCGGTGTGATCACCCATCTCGACCAGGCGGCGGACAACGCCGCCTACACCAGTCAGCTCACCGCCACCGGCCCCGACGGCACGGTTCGCGCCCGTACGCCGGTCGGCGTGAACAAGGAGGGCCGGCGCGTCAAGCTGTCGGTCACCGCGAAGGACCGCAAGGCCGAGGGGCTGCCCGGCACCCTCGTACTGAAGGACATCGACCGGAACACCGTGCCCAAGGTGTACACCGTCGACTCCTCCGGCACGCTTGATCTCAGCCTGGTGCCGAGCACCTACGCGGCCTGGATGTACGCCGATGTCCCCGGCATCGACGGCACGCACACGCTGGGCCTCGGCCTGTTCTCCGCACCGGAGGTCGACCTCACCAAGGACCGGTCGCTCCACTTCGACGCCGCCGACCTCCACCGGGCCGCGGCGCTCACACCGCAGCCGACCTCGAACAGCTTCATGCGGGTGGACCAGTACCGGTCGAACGGCGATGTGCTCCCGTTCCTCGACAGCTACATGCCCGAGTACTGGCGCTATGACAGCCTCTGGGCAGCCCCGACGCCCAAGGTGACGCAGGGCTCGTACACCTTCGCGACGCGCTGGCGGCAGATCCAGCGGCCGCTCACGTTCTCCCTGGGCTCCCAGACGTACGAGAGCGCCGTCGTGCAGAGCATGTCCCCCGTGCTGCCCGAGGGCAGCACCGCGTACCGGGCCGTCTGGGCCGGGGACGGTTCGACCGCGGACTTCGGCAGAGTCAAGATCCGCGGCCAGGTGGCGGTCGTCCGCCGCAGCGACACCGTGTCCGCCCCGGACCAGGCCGCGGCCGCGGCGAAGGCCGGCGCCAAGCTGCTGCTGATCCTCAACGACGGCTACGGAAAGCTGGATCCGTGGGCCGACCTGCCCGACGCCGCGCCGCTGCCGGTCGCCTCGCTCGGTACCGACGACAGCATCCGCCTGCGGAGCGGGCTTCGCTGGCCCGGAGTGGGACTGCTGAAGGTGGTCTCGCACCCTCAGCCGCACTATCTGTACGACCTGGTGCGGCACTACGACGGGGCGGTTCCCCGGAGTCTGACCTACCGGCCGAGTCCGGGCGAACTCGCCAGGATCGACGAGTCGTTCCGCGACACCAAGCAGGGCAAGGCCGTACAGATACGGTACGACCTGACCGTCGACTCCGGTCTGCCGTTGAACAGCAATGCCACCCCCGTCCCCGCCCAGGGCACCCTCACCTCGTGGGTGACGGCGGATCCCGGCGTCTCATGGGTGACCCAGGCCGCGGTCAGCGACCTCGGGCAGCAGGGACCACCACGCTCGTACAAGGGGCGCGGGACATCCCGGGAGGTCTGGCTCTCCCCCGTCCAGCACCCGCGGCTCCTCGATGACAGCGCCCACCGCGCCCCCTTCAGGATCGGCGATGTCATCAGCACTTCGTCGATCACCGCGTGGGGGGACTCCGGCAGCCACGCGGGCGTGGTCTGGGCCGACGGGGACACCTCGAAGGTCTCCCTGTACCAGGGTGGCCAACTGCTCGGCGAAGTCGTCAACGAACGGATCGTCACCGTCGAAGGCGTACCGACCGATTCGCTGCCGTACCGGATCGTGGTGGAGGGGAAGCGTGACCTGCCGGGCCGGCCGTACTCGACCCGGACGCGTACCGAATGGGGATTCACCTCCGGCACCACGGACTACAGGGTCCTCAGCCCCCTGCCGCTCATCCAGCTGGACTACGCGGTGGCCGCCGACCTCTCCGGCCGGGCGGGCCGACGGAGCTCGGTGACCGTCACTCCGTCGCACTTCAAGGGCGCGACGGGCGCCGCCCCGGTCCGTACCGTGAGCCTGGAGGTCTCCTACGACGACGGCGCCACCTGGCACCGGACGACGCCGCGCCACTCGGGCGCGGACTGGAAGGCGTCGATCGACGCG
This window encodes:
- a CDS encoding S8 family serine peptidase, with product MRIPPSPRRGLTVAVAVLVALTTTGPAVSAGTPLSSTTSAAGRPQATGNVTLITGDKVAVTVSNGRTSATVTDPQGRPGGAHVMSVGPDTYVYPDAALPYIASGALDEQLFNVDELLRDGYDDSHSDRLPLIVTYTDAAARSRSAKTPDGARRTLTLSSIQGAAISAEHARTKDFWASLTGTAGTRSAARSAVNAQPSGRLTDGIAKVWLDGKAKATLSDTTAQIGAPEVWAGGDTGQGVDVAVLDTGIDAAHPDFAGRIAASESFVPGQDVTDRHGHGTHVASTVAGTGAASGGKEKGVAPGASLHIGKVLDNDGSGQDSWILAGMEWAARDQHAKVVSMSLGGDPTDGTDPLSEAVNRLSEETGALFVIAAGNSGPEAYSIGAPGAADAALTVGAVNGPGKGVDQLAEFSSRGPRVGDNAVKPDLTAPGVDILAARSQYAPEGEGAYQTMSGTSMATPHVAGAAALLAAKHPDWNGRQLKDALVSTTASTRQSSPYQGGSGRLDIAAAVKATVVASGSAFAQVHYPYTPGQTVRKDVTYSNVADEPVTLDLSLVADNIPAGLFTLTDTHPTVPAHGTVAVGVITHLDQAADNAAYTSQLTATGPDGTVRARTPVGVNKEGRRVKLSVTAKDRKAEGLPGTLVLKDIDRNTVPKVYTVDSSGTLDLSLVPSTYAAWMYADVPGIDGTHTLGLGLFSAPEVDLTKDRSLHFDAADLHRAAALTPQPTSNSFMRVDQYRSNGDVLPFLDSYMPEYWRYDSLWAAPTPKVTQGSYTFATRWRQIQRPLTFSLGSQTYESAVVQSMSPVLPEGSTAYRAVWAGDGSTADFGRVKIRGQVAVVRRSDTVSAPDQAAAAAKAGAKLLLILNDGYGKLDPWADLPDAAPLPVASLGTDDSIRLRSGLRWPGVGLLKVVSHPQPHYLYDLVRHYDGAVPRSLTYRPSPGELARIDESFRDTKQGKAVQIRYDLTVDSGLPLNSNATPVPAQGTLTSWVTADPGVSWVTQAAVSDLGQQGPPRSYKGRGTSREVWLSPVQHPRLLDDSAHRAPFRIGDVISTSSITAWGDSGSHAGVVWADGDTSKVSLYQGGQLLGEVVNERIVTVEGVPTDSLPYRIVVEGKRDLPGRPYSTRTRTEWGFTSGTTDYRVLSPLPLIQLDYAVAADLSGRAGRRSSVTVTPSHFKGATGAAPVRTVSLEVSYDDGATWHRTTPRHSGADWKASIDAPSRARFASLRTTARDAGGNSVSQTVIRAFGLK